A genomic window from Zootoca vivipara chromosome Z, rZooViv1.1, whole genome shotgun sequence includes:
- the LOC132591509 gene encoding uncharacterized protein LOC132591509, protein MEKKSPSEKPEEPSPAQPARENCRIQSPILTSVLLGLESLVPRRRPQPVFELRRPHYPSTRAPERAPAQRHRDEEKVPPGRQQAPQGNRQNTSQPAMRFAGGATGTWTPVSGDTPVQPVVLRPAVLRPAPYPARTWFTGCCCCCCSYAAAIAARATSTVGLHYQGNLAQKMVVERLRRDVQNTYRDNQALCRALQVFEADILERDARFQELQARGEEQEAEEEEEELKEKEK, encoded by the exons ATGGAAAAGAAAAGTCCGTCCGAGAAGCCCGAAGAACCTTCTCCTGCCCAACCTGCTAGGGAGAACTGCAGGATCCAATCTCCTATTCTCACCTCTGTTCTCTTGGGCCTGGAAAGTTTGGTGCCCCGGCGCCGTCCGCAGCCAGTGTTTGAATTGCGCCGGCCCCACTACCCGTCGACCAGGGCTCCAGAGCGGGCTCCTGCCCAGCGACATCGAGATGAAGAG AAAGTGCCTCCTGGCCGACAACAGGCTCCccagggaaacaggcagaataCTTCCCAACCTGCCATGAGATTTGCCGGAGGAGCTACAGGAACATGGACTCCAGTTTCTGGCG ATACTCCTGTGCAGCCTGTCGTCTTGCGCCCAGCCGTCCTACGTCCTGCACCATATCCAGCCAGGACTTGGTtcaccggctgctgctgctgctgctgctcctatgcAGCTGCCATCGCTGCGAGAGCCACCTCAACTGTCGGTCTCCACTACCAG GGAAATCTGGCTCAGAAGATGGTGGTTGAGAGACTTAGGAGGGATGTGCAAAATACATATAGGGATAATCAGGCACTTTGCAGAGCCCTTCAGGTGTTTGAAGCAGACATCTTGGAGCGTGACGCAAGATTCCAGGAGCTGCAAGCAAGAG GTGAGgaacaggaggcagaggaggaggaggaggagttgaaggagaaggaaaaataa